In a genomic window of Pokkaliibacter sp. MBI-7:
- the moaD gene encoding molybdopterin converting factor subunit 1: protein MIKVLFFARLREELGIEGLQWPWQAGMTLAELLSQLQGQGEPWASCLAQPNLLAAVNQAIVDSQEPVDDGDEVAFFPPVTGG, encoded by the coding sequence ATGATCAAGGTGCTATTTTTTGCCCGATTGCGTGAAGAGCTGGGGATTGAAGGTTTGCAATGGCCATGGCAGGCCGGGATGACGCTGGCGGAGTTGCTGTCGCAGTTACAGGGACAGGGTGAGCCCTGGGCCAGTTGTCTGGCCCAGCCCAATCTGCTGGCGGCCGTCAATCAGGCCATTGTCGACTCTCAGGAGCCGGTGGACGATGGTGACGAAGTGGCGTTCTTCCCACCGGTGACGGGGGGCTGA
- the moaC gene encoding cyclic pyranopterin monophosphate synthase MoaC, giving the protein MSQLTHLDSQGHAHMVDVTDKSVSQREARAEAVVSMSAECMALLVDGKHPKGDVFAVARIAGIQAAKRTWELIPLCHPLMLTSVKVELQALPEQQRVRIETRAKLAGQTGVEMEALTAASVAALTLYDMCKAVDKGMVIEHIRLLEKSGGKSGHWQVSAQEEQA; this is encoded by the coding sequence ATGTCACAACTTACTCATCTTGATAGTCAGGGCCATGCCCACATGGTGGACGTGACCGATAAGTCTGTCAGTCAACGTGAAGCCAGAGCCGAAGCCGTGGTCAGCATGTCAGCCGAATGCATGGCCCTGCTGGTCGATGGCAAACATCCCAAAGGGGATGTGTTTGCAGTGGCCCGTATTGCTGGCATTCAGGCGGCCAAACGGACCTGGGAACTGATTCCGCTCTGCCATCCCCTGATGCTCACTTCCGTCAAGGTCGAGCTGCAGGCGCTGCCCGAGCAGCAGCGGGTGCGTATCGAAACCCGTGCCAAACTGGCAGGACAGACCGGGGTGGAAATGGAGGCGCTGACAGCGGCCAGCGTGGCGGCTCTGACTCTGTACGACATGTGTAAAGCGGTCGACAAAGGCATGGTGATTGAACACATCAGGCTACTGGAAAAAAGCGGTGGAAAGTCTGGTCACTGGCAGGTAAGCGCGCAGGAGGAACAGGCATGA